From Streptomyces chrestomyceticus JCM 4735, one genomic window encodes:
- a CDS encoding cytochrome P450 has translation MTTPQHPDDFLRLLRMRSAAEDGIFRVDEERLAVFDPEAARRVSAANWHRFVMHDRLVDMVRRRRSPEVRWSQVRSAWLTQLHTMATPEHHGRLIERMTQIMDARLGRDVDLTMLSQDVAVRSLLPLALSGLTPGEADLVRRDLEMKLLRLVSPDPGSAWHHLRFVVVQVRSGLVVRRVLRQRARGRRIREPDLADPIVDLLPELGMDRALDVVTAVLTAIGGPPGTAAASVLYEFARRPEWQRRLADELGAVDPAAFRTAPPSAAPVTHRFVKEVLRLWSPPLLLVRRSTVPFDLGKTRLAPGDWYLLSPHMIHRDGRVWNRPDLFDPDRFLPGASHGPADRTCYVPFGWAPKKCVGANVAIVQLMALCHLLCTRYRLAVHRPDEVTMALRFAPVPENFRGRLSLRQ, from the coding sequence ATGACCACGCCCCAGCACCCCGACGACTTCCTGCGTCTCCTGCGGATGCGCAGCGCGGCCGAGGACGGGATCTTCCGGGTCGACGAGGAACGGCTCGCCGTGTTCGATCCGGAAGCCGCCCGCCGGGTCAGCGCCGCGAACTGGCACCGGTTCGTCATGCACGACCGTCTGGTCGACATGGTGCGGCGGCGCCGGAGTCCCGAGGTGCGGTGGAGCCAGGTACGGTCCGCCTGGCTGACCCAACTGCACACCATGGCCACACCGGAACACCACGGCCGGCTGATCGAGCGCATGACCCAGATCATGGACGCGCGGCTCGGCCGGGACGTGGACCTCACCATGCTCAGCCAGGACGTCGCCGTGCGGTCGCTGCTGCCGCTCGCGCTGTCGGGCCTCACCCCCGGCGAGGCGGATCTCGTCCGCCGGGACCTGGAGATGAAGCTGCTGCGGCTGGTCTCCCCCGACCCGGGCAGCGCCTGGCACCATCTGCGGTTCGTCGTGGTCCAGGTACGGTCGGGACTGGTCGTACGCCGGGTCCTGCGCCAACGCGCCCGCGGGCGGCGGATCCGCGAGCCGGACCTCGCCGACCCGATCGTCGACCTGCTGCCCGAACTCGGCATGGACCGCGCCCTGGACGTGGTGACGGCCGTCCTCACCGCCATCGGCGGCCCTCCGGGCACGGCCGCCGCGAGCGTGCTGTACGAGTTCGCCCGCCGCCCCGAGTGGCAGCGGCGGCTCGCCGATGAGCTGGGTGCCGTGGACCCCGCGGCGTTTCGCACGGCCCCGCCGAGCGCGGCCCCGGTGACCCACCGCTTCGTCAAGGAAGTGCTGCGCCTGTGGAGTCCGCCGCTGCTCCTGGTACGGCGCTCCACGGTCCCGTTCGATCTCGGGAAGACGCGTCTGGCACCGGGCGACTGGTACTTGCTGAGCCCGCACATGATCCATCGCGACGGCCGCGTCTGGAACCGGCCCGATCTCTTCGACCCGGACCGTTTTCTGCCCGGCGCGTCACACGGCCCGGCGGACCGTACGTGCTATGTGCCGTTCGGATGGGCGCCCAAGAAGTGCGTCGGCGCGAACGTCGCCATCGTTCAGCTCATGGCCCTGTGCCATCTGCTGTGCACCAGGTACCGCCTGGCCGTGCACCGACCGGACGAGGTCACGATGGCCTTGCGCTTCGCCCCCGTACCGGAGAATTTCCGCGGGCGGCTGAGCCTTCGGCAGTGA
- a CDS encoding SulP family inorganic anion transporter → MSSAASPPSTATRLRNLKPDWLSDPKVWRTEILGGLVVALALIPEAISFSVIAGVDPAIGLFASFTMAVTLSVVGGRRAMISAATGAVALVIAPMNREHGLGHLIATVILAGVFQIVLGALGVARLMRFVPRSVMTGFVNALAILVFMAQVPEMHDVPWAVYPLLLGGLALMVLFPKVTKVIPAPLVSIAVLTAVTVAAGIAVPTVGGKGELPSSLPVPGLPDVPFTLDTLTTVAPYALAMALVGLMESLMTAKLVDDITGTHSSKTRESIGQGIANIVTGFLGGMGGCAMIGQTMINVKVSGARTRLSTFLAGSFLKVLCIAFGPVVSEIPMAALVAVMVMVSFATFDWHSVAPKTLRRMPAGETAVMVITVVVVVASHNLAVGVVVGSVTAMVVFARRVAHLAEVTPVTGPDDGTVVYRVTGELFFASSNDLVGQFRYATDPDRVVIDLSAAHIWDASSVAALDAVETKYRQRGKAVEITGLNDPSAHLHGRLSGELTG, encoded by the coding sequence TTGTCATCTGCTGCCTCCCCACCCTCCACGGCCACGCGCCTGCGCAATCTGAAGCCCGACTGGCTGTCCGACCCGAAGGTCTGGCGCACCGAGATCCTGGGCGGCCTCGTCGTGGCGCTGGCCCTGATCCCCGAGGCGATCTCCTTCTCGGTCATCGCGGGGGTCGACCCGGCGATCGGCCTGTTCGCCTCCTTCACGATGGCCGTGACCCTCTCGGTCGTCGGCGGGCGCCGGGCGATGATCTCGGCGGCGACCGGCGCCGTCGCCCTCGTGATCGCCCCCATGAACCGCGAACACGGCCTGGGCCATCTGATCGCCACCGTCATCCTGGCCGGTGTCTTCCAGATCGTCCTCGGCGCTCTCGGCGTGGCCAGGCTCATGCGGTTCGTGCCCCGCTCGGTGATGACCGGCTTCGTGAACGCTCTCGCCATCCTGGTCTTCATGGCCCAGGTGCCCGAGATGCACGACGTGCCCTGGGCCGTCTACCCGCTGCTCCTCGGCGGGCTCGCGCTCATGGTGCTCTTCCCCAAGGTCACCAAGGTGATCCCGGCCCCGCTGGTGTCCATCGCCGTCCTCACCGCCGTCACCGTGGCCGCCGGGATCGCGGTGCCGACCGTCGGCGGCAAGGGCGAACTGCCGTCCTCGCTGCCGGTGCCGGGCCTGCCGGACGTGCCGTTCACCCTGGACACCCTGACCACCGTCGCCCCCTACGCGCTCGCCATGGCGCTGGTCGGCCTGATGGAGTCGCTGATGACCGCGAAACTCGTCGACGACATCACCGGCACCCACTCTTCGAAGACCCGCGAGTCGATCGGCCAGGGCATCGCCAACATCGTCACCGGCTTCCTCGGCGGCATGGGCGGCTGCGCCATGATCGGCCAGACGATGATCAACGTGAAGGTCTCCGGCGCCCGCACCCGGCTGTCCACGTTCCTGGCCGGATCGTTCCTGAAGGTGCTGTGCATCGCCTTCGGCCCGGTCGTCTCCGAGATCCCCATGGCCGCCCTCGTCGCCGTCATGGTGATGGTGTCGTTCGCGACGTTCGACTGGCACTCGGTGGCGCCCAAGACCCTCCGGCGGATGCCGGCCGGCGAGACCGCCGTCATGGTGATCACCGTCGTGGTCGTGGTCGCCAGTCACAACCTCGCCGTCGGCGTGGTCGTCGGTTCCGTCACCGCGATGGTCGTCTTCGCGCGGCGCGTCGCCCACCTCGCCGAGGTCACCCCGGTGACCGGACCTGACGACGGCACCGTCGTCTACCGCGTCACCGGCGAGCTGTTCTTCGCCTCTTCCAACGATCTCGTCGGCCAGTTCCGCTACGCCACCGACCCCGACCGCGTCGTCATCGACCTGTCCGCCGCCCACATCTGGGACGCTTCCTCGGTCGCCGCCCTCGACGCCGTCGAGACCAAGTACCGGCAGCGCGGCAAGGCGGTCGAGATCACCGGCCTGAACGACCCGAGCGCGCACCTCCACGGCAGACTCTCGGGCGAACTCACCGGCTGA